The genomic DNA AACCCGGATCAGGTTCTACGAAGGACAAAGTTGCCGTTCGGGGTTGGGTCACCATTCCCCCTGCACCGCCGCCTGTGGTGAACTATGCCCCAAAGCATGAACCCAACAGCCCCGCGATTTAATGCGGCTTGATTCTATTAGCGATCGAAGGATTAGTGAAGGATTAGGAATTTATGGCGAACATTTCGATCGAGGCATCAGAAGTCGTGCGTGGACAGCCGTATCCCGGCGCACCTGACAACTGGAAGCGGTTTTTCACCTTCAGCACCGATCACAAAGTCATCGGCATTCAATACATCGTCACAGCGTTTACTTTTTTCCTGATTGGCGGACTGTTTGCCATGATTATGCGGGGTGAGCTGATTACCCCCGAAGCGGATCTCGTCGATCGCACTGTTTATAATGCGCTATTCACGATGCATGGCTCGGTCATGCTGTTTTTCTGGACGTTTCCCGTGCTTGTGGGACTGGGCAACTATCTGGTGCCGCTGATGATTGGGGCGCGAGACATGGCGTTCCCCCGGCTCAATGCCGTCTCGTTTTGGATGATCCCCATTGCGGGGATATTGATGATGTCGAGTTTCCTGATTCCAGGAGGCCCTTCGCAGTCGGGTTGGTGGGCATATCCACCTGTGAGTTTACAGAACCCTACCGGGAATTTGATTAACGGACAGGTTCTCTGGATTCTGTCAGTGGCAATTTCGGGTGTGTCCTCAATTATGGGGGCAGTGAATTTTGTCACCACCATTTTTAGAATGCGGGCACCAGGAATGACCTGGTTTAGAACCCCGGCGTTTGTCTGGTCAGTGCTAGCAGCGCAATTAATTCAGCTTTATGGGCTGCCTGCGCTCACGGGTGGCGCGATCATGTTGCTGCTTGATTTAACGATCGGCACCAGTTTTTTTAACCCCGAAGGTGGCGGAAATCCAGTTTTATACCAGCATTTTTTCTGGTTTTATTCCCATCCTGCCGTGTATGTGATGGTGCTGCCTGTATTTGGCACGTTTTCAGAAGTGTTGCCTGTTCATGCCCGTAAGCCTTTGTTTGGCTATCGCGTCATTGCTGCATCGTCACTTTTGATCACGATTATCAGTAGTGCAGTCTGGGTGCATCATATGTTTGCCAGTGCCACTCCTGGCTGGATGCGGATGTTTTTCATGGTGACGACGATGCTGGTTGCTGTCCCTTCTGGGATTAAGGTGTTTGGCTGGGTGGCAACCGTATGGGGCGGCAAAATCCGGTTTACAACGCCCATGCTGTTTGCGCTTGGTGGCATTAGCAACTGGTTGTTTGCAGGCATCACAGGGATTTTCTTGGGATCAGTGCCGATCGATCTTCACGTTCACAATACCTATTTTGTGGTCGGTCATTTTCACTATGTGCTGTACGGTGCGATCGTCATGGGCATTTATGCGGCGATCTACCACTGGTTCCCCAAAATGACAGGGCGGATGTATTACGAGGGCTTAGGCAAACTACACTTCGTCCTCACCTATCTCGGAACCGCATTAATCTTTTTGCCAATGCATCCTCTGGGGCTGATGGGAATGCCGCGTCGGGTTGCTTCTTATGATCCAGAGTTCGCTTACTGGAATGTGGTTGCCAGCATCGGTGGCTTCTTGCTGGGTCTGTCTACGCTGCCATTTATTCTCAATATGGTGAGTGCCTGGATTCGCGGCGAGAAGGTGGGCAACAATCCCTGGCGGGCATATGGCTTAGAATGGCTGACCTCTTCTCCGCCCGCAGTCGAAAACTTTGAAGAAACGCCAGTCGTAATCTCAAGTCCCTACGGCTACGGCAGAAATCAACCGCTCGTGTCGAACGTTCCTAATCCCAATTTGACGGAATTTCCTGAATCTTTTACGCAGCAGAAAACATCATGACGGCAGAAAGAGCGATCGTCCAAGACCTTGAAGCTAAAGTTCGGCAGCATCAGGAACATGATGAAGCAGGAAACAGTAAGTTCGGCTTTATTGTTTTTCTGTTGTCTGAAAGTGTCATTTTCCTCAGCTTCTTTGCAGGCTATATTGTCTACAAAACGACGTCAGCCAATTGGTATCCGCCAGGCGTGACCGGCTTAGAGACCGCAGCTCCTCGCATCAACACGATCGTTCTGGTTTCCAGCAGCTTTGTCATTTATGTCGCTGAGCGATATTTGCACGACAAGAAGCTTTGGGGATTCCGGCTGTTTCTGTTGGCGACGATGCTGATGGGCGGCTATTTCTTATATGGGCAGGCGATCGAGTGGAGCGAGCTACCGTTTAGCTATCAATCTGGTTTGTTCGGCGGTACGTTTTACCTACTAACCGGATTTCACGGCTTACACGTTCTCTCGGGCATTCTGCTCCAGGTGCTAATGTTGATCCGCTCCTTTGTTCCTGGCAACTATGACAATGGTTTCTTTGGTGTTGAAGCCACATCTTTGTTCTGGCACTTTGTCGATGTTATTTGGATTGTTTTATACGTTCTGATTTATGTCTGGCAATAGGAACAAGGAGGTTTTGAAATGATTATTGATGACCAATATTACGATGTCATTATTATCGGTACAGGGGCAGGAGGTGGAACGTTAGCGCGGAAACTTGCACTCACCGGAAAGAAAATTTTGGTGCTCGATCGCGGTGAACTGATCTACCGGGAAAGCTCGGAGTTAGTCGATACCGAAGTCTTTAAGAAAGAGCAGTTTCATGCGGCTGAATCCTGGTATGACAACTCCGGAGAGCCATTCTATCCCCAGACTTATTATTCAGTAGGCGGCAACACCAAAATTTGGAGCGGTGTTTTACAGCGGATGCGCGAACGAGATTTTGAGGAAGTTCAGCATCAGGGTGGGCTTTCTCCAGCATGGCCGCTGAAATATCAGGATTTTGAGCCTTACTATACTGAAGCCGAAAAACTTTATCAGGTGCATGGCAAGTCAGGAGATGACCCAACAGAGCCGCCCCATAGCGAAGCTTATCCTTTTGCAGAAGTTGCCCACGGAGCGATCGTTCAAGGCATCAGCGACACTCTTTCCAAGGAAGGCTTCCATCCTGTTCATTTACCGTTAGGGTTAGGCGATCGAGGTAGAACAGATGCCGAAGATACCGGAGTGACACCTGCTCTGGAATATGAAAACGTGACGCTAAAGACCTCGGCTCAGGTCGTTTATCTCCACACCAATCCCTCTGGTTCGGCAATCAAAGCCGTTGAGGCAAAAGTGGGAGATCAGTCCTATTTGTTTTTAGGTGATATTGTGGTGCTTGCTTGTGGTGCAGTGAATTCGGCAGCGCTGCTGTTGCGTTCTGCAAACGAGAAACATGCGCATGGCATCGCAAATCGATCGGGTCAGGTAGGGCGGAATTTGATGAAACAACTGCTGTCTGTTGTGGTGCAGTTGACCGCAACCGCGAACTCCGGCTCGTTTTCTCGCACGCTCGGACTCAATGATTTCTATTGGGGAGACAAAGACTTTCCTTACCCGCTGGGTCACGTCCAAAATTCGGGCGGTATTTTTCAGGATGTCATTTTCGCCGAAGCACCACCCATCCTCTCCGCATTGTCAAGACTCATGCCCAATTTTGGTTTGCGGCAGTTGGCGACGCATTCGATCGGTTGGTGGCTCAAGACTGAGGATTTGCCAGATCCAAATAATCGTGTCCGCTATGCAGGAGACAAATTGCGAGTGGACTACGAACCGAATAATGTCGAGGCGCACGATCGCCTGGTTTATCGTTGGATTGATGTGTTAAAAAGCGTTGAGGCAAGCCAACCTTCGATGTTTAACCGGAATGCCCATCCTCGGAGTGATATGCCGGTGCAGGTTGTCGCCCATCAGTGCGGTACTTGCCGATTTGGGGAAGATCCAATGACTTCGGTGCTCGATCTGAACTGCCGTACCCATGAGGTTGATAATTTGTATGTGGTGGACAGCAGTTTCTTCCCATCTCATGCCAGCGTCAGCCCAGGGTTGACCGTAATCGCGAATGCACTGCGCGTTGGTGATCATTTAATTCAGCGGCTCAATGGCTGAGCATGGCTTATCTCTCCCGATCGCTCGGATGCCAGGGGGCTGATTGTCCTCATCATTAAGACAGCTCTTGCAAGCAGTATTTGTACGCAGGAGTAAATCTTGCCTGAACTTCTCGCTCTGAACCACTGACACAAATCTCAAAGCCGCCCCTATCAAGATTTTCCAGTCAACCCGATCCTAAACGATCGATCGCTCATGGGCATAAGAGCCATTTTGATTTATTGAAAATTTGTAAGCCTAAGCCAAAGTCCTGAGAAACTTATGTGAAGTTGGTTGCTGTCGCTTGCCTTATAGGAGTGGTTCCAGAGAGGATTGATTTGATAACGAAATGTTGAGTGCCAGGGTGATCCGCTATACAGTTCAGGGACGAAGATTTCTAAGGCGTATTTCACCCTAGAAAAGATACAGCATTTACCATTGGGCAGACAGGTTTAATCACGTTTGAGGCAGGTTTTGGGATGAGAGGATTTGTTCAAGCGGGCTGAAAAACGCTGAAAAACTCTGTTCAAACTTCTATTGCACCCGCTGCAACTCCTAGCCTGAAATCAGTGCAAGGCGATCGTTGTCTGCTGCAAACTTCAATATTTGATTTTCCTGACAGAAGTGATCTCTCTGTCTCGTCTCTTGAAATGAAAACAAATGCTCAAATGTGGGCTTCTCAGATTGGCTGAGCCTCAATTATTGCAACTTGTTTCTTGCAACTCCCATTGCAACTTAATATGCAGGACATAAAGGAAAAGATGCGTTCTGAAGCAACTTCCCCTTCTACCACAGTGCAAAAAAGCTCGATCGCCAAGATAATCCAGCTACTCAAAACGCTCAAGCGGCTCGAGTTAAGCGGTAAGCTCACATGGACTGATACAAAACAGCAGCAATGGAACCTCTTTCTGAACCGGGGTCAGGTCATGTATGGGGCTGGGGGCGACCATCCGATTAGACGATGGCGACGCAACGTGCTGTCCTGGTGTCCTGGTTTAGAAAAGGAAGCAAGCCCAACTGGAGATGATTTAGTCGATGCAGACAATTTGACACTCTCAAACTGTTGGGAATATCAGTTGCTCAATGCATGGTTGATTCAACAAAAGATGACGCTAGAAAATGCTGCACAAATCACCCGTGACATCATCGTTGAAGTTCTATTTGATGTGATTCAGGCAGGTGAATTGACCTATCAGTTCCAGCGAAGTCAGCCGCTTGGGTCAGAGCTTGTGTCGATTCAAGTTCATGAAGAAGAAGCCTTTGCGTTGATGAGAGGGCTTTGGCAATCTTGGTGCAAAGCTGCATTAGAAGACATTTCTCCAAATCTGGCTCCAGTGCTGAAGCAGCCCGAACAAATCCGCACGACAACTTCTCCCCAAACTTATCAAACCCTCACTGCTTTGATTGATGGGCAGCAAACGCTCCGAGATATAGCCGTGAAAACACATCGAGACGTTGTGCAAATTACGCAAGCGCTCCAGTATTACATTCAGTTGGACTGGGTCGAACTGATCCAAATTCCAGACTATCCCAAACCAACAATTCCTTCTCCTCCCCAGCAATCGTCTCCAAATCATGCCAACTCTCCCCTGATCGCCTGTATTGACGACAGTAGAATGGTGTGTCAGTCAATGGAGCAGGTCATTCAGGAAGCTGGATACCGCTTTGTTTCAGTAATGGATGCGCCCAGAGCGATCGCTACTTTGCTAACGAAAAAACCAGATGTCATTTTCCTCGATCTTGTTATGCCAGGAACGAATGGATATGAGATTTGCAGCCAGCTTCGCAAAGTTTCCCTGTTCAAAGAGACGCCAATCATCATCCTGACCGGAAATGACGGCATTGTTGATCAAGTTCGAGCCAGGTTATTAGGTGCAACTGATTTTTTGAGTAAACCAATGGAGCCTGAAGTAATTCTCGATGTGATCCGGAAACACTTAGGTAAAGCTGCTTTAAATTGATATTCAGCTATTTTCACAGATGTTCTTGCTGATGATCTTTTCAGCATCAACTTTTATTTTTTTGCAAGGTGAAGAATATGAGTA from Trichocoleus sp. includes the following:
- a CDS encoding heme-copper oxidase subunit III, which translates into the protein MTAERAIVQDLEAKVRQHQEHDEAGNSKFGFIVFLLSESVIFLSFFAGYIVYKTTSANWYPPGVTGLETAAPRINTIVLVSSSFVIYVAERYLHDKKLWGFRLFLLATMLMGGYFLYGQAIEWSELPFSYQSGLFGGTFYLLTGFHGLHVLSGILLQVLMLIRSFVPGNYDNGFFGVEATSLFWHFVDVIWIVLYVLIYVWQ
- a CDS encoding response regulator, which encodes MRSEATSPSTTVQKSSIAKIIQLLKTLKRLELSGKLTWTDTKQQQWNLFLNRGQVMYGAGGDHPIRRWRRNVLSWCPGLEKEASPTGDDLVDADNLTLSNCWEYQLLNAWLIQQKMTLENAAQITRDIIVEVLFDVIQAGELTYQFQRSQPLGSELVSIQVHEEEAFALMRGLWQSWCKAALEDISPNLAPVLKQPEQIRTTTSPQTYQTLTALIDGQQTLRDIAVKTHRDVVQITQALQYYIQLDWVELIQIPDYPKPTIPSPPQQSSPNHANSPLIACIDDSRMVCQSMEQVIQEAGYRFVSVMDAPRAIATLLTKKPDVIFLDLVMPGTNGYEICSQLRKVSLFKETPIIILTGNDGIVDQVRARLLGATDFLSKPMEPEVILDVIRKHLGKAALN
- the ctaD gene encoding cytochrome c oxidase subunit I, translating into MANISIEASEVVRGQPYPGAPDNWKRFFTFSTDHKVIGIQYIVTAFTFFLIGGLFAMIMRGELITPEADLVDRTVYNALFTMHGSVMLFFWTFPVLVGLGNYLVPLMIGARDMAFPRLNAVSFWMIPIAGILMMSSFLIPGGPSQSGWWAYPPVSLQNPTGNLINGQVLWILSVAISGVSSIMGAVNFVTTIFRMRAPGMTWFRTPAFVWSVLAAQLIQLYGLPALTGGAIMLLLDLTIGTSFFNPEGGGNPVLYQHFFWFYSHPAVYVMVLPVFGTFSEVLPVHARKPLFGYRVIAASSLLITIISSAVWVHHMFASATPGWMRMFFMVTTMLVAVPSGIKVFGWVATVWGGKIRFTTPMLFALGGISNWLFAGITGIFLGSVPIDLHVHNTYFVVGHFHYVLYGAIVMGIYAAIYHWFPKMTGRMYYEGLGKLHFVLTYLGTALIFLPMHPLGLMGMPRRVASYDPEFAYWNVVASIGGFLLGLSTLPFILNMVSAWIRGEKVGNNPWRAYGLEWLTSSPPAVENFEETPVVISSPYGYGRNQPLVSNVPNPNLTEFPESFTQQKTS
- a CDS encoding GMC family oxidoreductase, which translates into the protein MIIDDQYYDVIIIGTGAGGGTLARKLALTGKKILVLDRGELIYRESSELVDTEVFKKEQFHAAESWYDNSGEPFYPQTYYSVGGNTKIWSGVLQRMRERDFEEVQHQGGLSPAWPLKYQDFEPYYTEAEKLYQVHGKSGDDPTEPPHSEAYPFAEVAHGAIVQGISDTLSKEGFHPVHLPLGLGDRGRTDAEDTGVTPALEYENVTLKTSAQVVYLHTNPSGSAIKAVEAKVGDQSYLFLGDIVVLACGAVNSAALLLRSANEKHAHGIANRSGQVGRNLMKQLLSVVVQLTATANSGSFSRTLGLNDFYWGDKDFPYPLGHVQNSGGIFQDVIFAEAPPILSALSRLMPNFGLRQLATHSIGWWLKTEDLPDPNNRVRYAGDKLRVDYEPNNVEAHDRLVYRWIDVLKSVEASQPSMFNRNAHPRSDMPVQVVAHQCGTCRFGEDPMTSVLDLNCRTHEVDNLYVVDSSFFPSHASVSPGLTVIANALRVGDHLIQRLNG